One region of Miscanthus floridulus cultivar M001 chromosome 19, ASM1932011v1, whole genome shotgun sequence genomic DNA includes:
- the LOC136526481 gene encoding pre-mRNA-splicing factor CWC25-like, translated as MASQVWQEVHDDREDRLQRGALRTRARPVAAEVEQFSVVRTRRCESRRHGELRWRGAASEARLGHMRERQRSRDGSRMRTREEEEEGNGARQHGQWRRRGHHEQRHAEEAPRRDCRGAAGTARRDSRTRARRPSSGSEQLPTTAAGGKERAGRGLARGEEEEERYELGHNCARATGHGDGPRQRGKKMDGTVGLTRGSGAGRGRGERRQAQASRMRMRHTAAQRFGRETNTEGKSQRKRTSRD; from the coding sequence ATGGCCTCCCAGGTTTGGCAAGAGGTCCATGACGACAGAGAGGACCGGCTCCAGCGCGGGGCCCTACGCACTCGTGCTCGCCCGGTGGCAGCGGAAGTGGAGCAGTTCAGCGTGGTGCGGACGAGGCGCTGCGAGTCGCGACGGCATGGTGAGTTGCGGTGGCGAGGAGCAGCGTCCGAGGCGCGGCTCGGGCACATGCGGGAAAGGCAGCGGTCCAGAGACGGATCGAGGATGCGcacgcgcgaggaagaagaggagggcaaCGGCGCACGGCAGCACGGGCAGTGGAGACGGCGCGGGCACCATGAGCAGCGGCATGCGGAGGAGGCGCCTAGAAGGGACTGCCGAGGAGCTGCAGGTACAGCGCGGCGGGACTCGCGCACTCGCGCACGGCGGCCGAGCAGCGGGAGTGAGCAGCTTCCGACGACTGCGGCCGGCGGGAAGGAGCGCGCGGGTAGGGGACTCGCTCgcggagaggaagaggaggagcggtACGAGCTCGGGCACAACTGTGCACGGGCGACCGGCCACGGCGATGGACCGAGGCAGAGGGGGAAGAAGATGGATGGCACCGTGGGTCTCACGCGCGGTAGTGGAGCGGGTCGTGGGCGGGGAGAGAGGAGGCAGGCCCAGGCCAGCCGGATGCGGATGAGGCACACTGCAGCGCAGCGGTTCGGCCGGGAGACAAACACGGAAGGGAAAAGCCAGAGGAAAAGGACGAGCAGGGACTGA